From Coffea arabica cultivar ET-39 chromosome 10e, Coffea Arabica ET-39 HiFi, whole genome shotgun sequence, one genomic window encodes:
- the LOC140015149 gene encoding uncharacterized protein, with the protein MAKPVLSDRLARWYLQFQQFEIIYVPAKAVKGQILADFLADHPMLAEWELTDELPDEEVFMVEFSWSMYFDGAAHRDGVGAGVIFYTPEADILSYSFTLTRRCSNNMAEYQALILGFETAIDMKRLHLKIYGDSKLVVNQFLSIYDIKKPELIPYYKYARQLMGYLDNVTIEHIPRNFNQQADFLAKLASMITLSSHRNQISICQNWVIPPMFDEEDKGGEENIYHIFVHEIEREDCRHLIIDYLNYEKLPEDPKKRIDICRRAPRFIYYKGTLYRRSFDGVFLRCLGEDEAMQAMEETHSGICGVHRSGPKLHFALKEWDTTGQRW; encoded by the coding sequence ATGGCAAAACCTGTACTGTCTGACCGGCTTGCGAGATGGTACCTTCAGTTTCAACAATTCGAAATTATTTATGTACCTGCGAAGGCTGTAAAAGGACAAATATTGGCAGACTTTCTAGCCGATCATCCCATGCTTGCCGAGTGGGAGTTGACTGATGAACTCCCTGATGAAGAAGTGTTTATGGTCGAATTTTCGTGGTCTATGTATTTCGATGGAGCTGCTCACCGCGATGGAGTTGGTGCTGGAGTTATCTTTTATACTCCTGAAGCAGATATATTGTCGTATTCTTTCACTTTAACACGTCGGTGTTCAAATAATATGGCCGAATATCAGGCGTTAATTCTCGGTTTTGAAACGGCTATAGACATGAAACGATTGCATCTTAAAATTTATGGTGATTCAAAATTAGTGGTAAATCAATTTCTTAGCATTTATGATATCAAGAAACCTGAATTGATCCCATATTATAAGTATGCAAGACAACTCATGGGATATTTAGATAATGTCACTATAGAACATATCCCTAGAAATTTCAACCAACAAGCTGACTTTTTGGCAAAGTTAGCGTCCATGATCACTCTATCTTCTCATCGAAATCAAATTTCAATATGTCAAAATTGGGTCATACCTCCGATGTTCGATGAAGAAGATAAAGGTGGGGAAGaaaatatttatcatatttttgtccaTGAGATTGAAAGGGAGGATTGTCGTCACCTCATCATTGATTACCTTAATTATGAAAAGTTACCAGAAGATCCCAAGAAAAGGATTGATATATGTCGTCGAGCGCCACGCTTCATTTACTACAAAGGGACGCTTTACCGAAGATCATTTGATGGAGTGTTTCTACGATgtcttggagaagatgaggccaTGCAGGCAATGGAAGAGACTCACTCTGGAATATGTGGTGTTCATCGATCTGGCCCGAAGTTACACTTCGCATTAAAAGAATGGGATACTACTGGCCAACGATGGTGA
- the LOC140015150 gene encoding uncharacterized protein, whose product MYKLALNLRKKLKIDDKPPVDCATTIIFYDDDITVEFKIHNRPLFVSAYVREQKMNRILIDEGSAVNIMSIRAMKELGISSDKLFQNRLMIQGFNQERQRAIGLIRLELLIGELSSSALFHIIDAKTSYNMLLGRPWIHENEIISSTLHQCFKYCRDGIVKKVAANDKPFTEIETHFTDVKFYLKKEAKKKESAREEGQDSKVPILRYIPRSKKEEGQSSFIRNNILNIPLTKIEPVKSEKARLQGFVRPKEEPAVEHYSLPTNRTQEDFDPNVYRLLAKASYNPNEKNALGKLPPEVTGEKTHGLTPTQKMLKERGYNVENSSMGLGYQPSSPVGIMIKRASCNYMNEEMEVTNRKRFVFDRLGNKSKRTSVFDRLGRQTKNLKPPVYERLGSKKQEYQVAKEEILTPIKKNGLRNDPEKEEEDADDAPPELEQGVKNTVDMLKEINLGTNDDPRPIYISSCMTPEEEKEYVDLLLEFRDVFVWNYSEMSGLDPRIAVHNLSVKRGTKPVK is encoded by the exons ATGTATAAGTTGGCactgaatttgagaaaaaaactcaaaatcgaTGATAAACCACCAGTGGATTGTGCAACGACtatcattttttatgatgacgaTATAACTGTTGAATTCAAAATCCACAATCGACCTTTGTTTGTTAGTGCATATGTCCGAGAACAGAAGATGAATCGGATACTCATTGATGAGGGATCTGCTGTCAATATCATGTCCATACGTGCTATGAAAGAACTAGGAATCTCAAGCGATAAACTCTTCCAGAACCGCCTCATGATCCAAGGATTTAACCAAGAGAGACAAAGAGCAATTGGCCTCATAAGGCTTGAATTGCTCATTGGTGAGTTGTCTTCAAGTGCGTTATTCCATATTATTGACGCCAAAACCTCTTATAACATGCTCTTGGGAAGACCTTGGATTCATGAGAATGAAATTATATCGTCTACTCTTCATCAATGTTTCAAGTATTGTCGAGACGGTATAGTTAAGAAAGTTGCTGCCAATGATAAACCTTTCACTGAGATCGAGACTCACTTTACTGACGTCAAATTTTATcttaaaaaagaagcaaaaaaaaaagagtcagcAAGGGAAGAAGGTCAAGATTCCAAAGTACCCATTTTGCGTTATATTCCAAGatcaaagaaagaagaagggcAGTCTTCTTTTATCAGGAATAACATATTAAATATTCCACTCACCAAAATAGAGCCTGTTAAAAGTGAGAAAGCAAGGTTGCAAGGGTTTGTCCGTCCCAAAGAAGAACCGGCAGTGGAACATTACTCATTACCAACTAATCGGACTCAAGAAGATTTTGATCCAAATGTATATAGACTTCTTGCTAAGGCAAGTTATAACccaaatgagaaaaatgcattAGGCAAACTCCCTCCTGAAGTGACTGGCGAGAAGACTCACGGATTGACGCCTACACAAAAAATGTTGAAAGAAAGAGGCTATAACGTTGAAAATTCATCGATGGGTCTTGGTTATCAACCGTCCTCTCCTGTGGGTATAATGATCAAAAGGGCAAGTTGTAACTACATGAACGAAGAAATGGAGGTCACAAACCGAAAGAGATTTGTGTTCGATAGATTGGGAAATAAGTCAAAGCGTACTTCTGTGTTTGACAGACTTGGCCGGCAGACGAAAAATTTGAAACCTCCCGTCTATGAGAGATTAGGCAGTAAAAAGCAAGAGTACCAAGTTGCCAAGGAAGAAATCCTTACTCCAATAAAGAAGAACGGACTAAGAAA TGATcctgaaaaagaagaagaagatgcggaTGACGCTCCCCCTGAACTTGAACAAGGAGTAAAAAATACAGTCGATATGCTAAAGGAGATTAACCTTGGCACAAATGACGATCCTCGCCCAATTTACATAAGCTCTTGTATGACTCCCGAAGAAGAGAAAGAGTATGTTGATTTGCTGCTCGAGTTCAGGGATGTCTTTGTCTGGAATTACTCAGAAATGTCCGGTTTAGATCCAAGGATCGCCGTTCATAATTTGTCTGTCAAGCGAGGAACAAAACCTGTCAAGTAA
- the LOC140015151 gene encoding uncharacterized protein: MRKVQRRIRFDNGHFVNAIGRVRGLAFFWNNKVLIEQVCSTDWYISACIVDKETTRHWWLVCVYASTDGNTRKEQWKYIEERKKDWGEAWVIVGDFNDLRTNEEKWGGQERAEGSFREFNRFIRENDLMDLGYQGVPWTWRNSWEGDGEVKERLDRCLCSTEWMNKYEKARCTHVETEALDHLMLLIDTNPDNTKRRRRFYFDQRWTKDPETKNVIKEAWSKDISGSRMFKITRKLKECRITILEWRKTVEGNSKVRVHELKEKLKLEKARNEVGKSGRIVELKSQLSKAYKEEELYWSQKTRSKWLKEGDRNTAYFHASVMAKMRRNTISTLQRNDGTWCKDEKEMEEELSECYKDLFSTTHPDNFEDILTEILSTISSQMNE; encoded by the coding sequence ATGAGAAAGGTACAAAGGAGGATCAGGTTTGACAACGGCCATTTCGTTAATGCCATAGGAAGAGTAAGGGGACTTGCGTTTTTCTGGAACAATAAGGTATTGATAGAGCAAGTGTGTAGCACTGACTGGTACATCAGCGCATGTATTGTAGACAAAGAAACTACAAGGCACTGGTGGCTAGTGTGTGTATACGCAAGCACTGATGGTAACACTAGAAAGGAACAATGGAAATATATagaggaaaggaaaaaggacTGGGGAGAGGCTTGGGTAATAGTGGGTGACTTCAATGACCTGCGAACAAATGAGGAAAAGTGGGGAGGCCAAGAGAGAGCTGAAGGAAGCTTTAGGGAATTTAACAGGTTTATAAGAGAAAATGATCTGATGGATTTAGGATATCAAGGGGTACCATGGACATGGAGGAATAGTTGGGAGGGGGATGGTGAAGTTAAGGAGAGATTGGATAGGTGTCTATGTAGTACTGAGTGGATGAATAAGTATGAAAAGGCAAGGTGTACACACGTAGAAACCGAAGCTTTGGATCATCTCATGCTGTTGATAGACACGAACCCTGACAACACCAAGAGAAGAAGGAGGTTCTACTTTGACCAAAGATGGACAAAGGATCCAGAAACAAAGAATGTGATCAAAGAGGCCTGGAGTAAAGATATCTCTGGTTCCAGAATGTTCAAAATAACCAGGAAATTAAAAGAGTGTAGAATTACTATCTTGGAATGGAGGAAAACAGTGGAAGGAAATTCCAAGGTAAGAGTACATGAGCTAAAAGAGAAGCTGAAATTAGAGAAAGCTAGGAATGAGGTAGGGAAGAGTGGTCGAATTGTAGAGCTAAAATCCCAACTGAGCAAGGCATACAAGGAGGAAGAACTGTATTGGAGTCAAAAGACAAGGAGTAAATGGTTAAAAGAAGGTGACAGAAATACAGCTTACTTCCATGCATCTGTGATGGCAAAAATGAGAAGGAACACAATAAGTACTTTACAGAGAAATGATGGAACCTGGTGCAAGGATGAAAAAGAGATGGAGGAGGAACTTAGTGAGTGTTACAAGGACCTTTTCTCTACTACGCATCCGGACAACTTTGAGGACATACTAACAGAGATACTAAGCACTATTTCTAGCCAGATGAATGAGTAG